The following are encoded together in the Halomonas halophila genome:
- a CDS encoding TIGR00153 family protein — MVTSNPFSAMFGRSPFQPLLAHIVKVSDCAEALPPFFEATLTGDWQEAARQRESITRLEHEADELKTELRLNLPNTMFLPVSRSDLLDLISVQDQIANKARDITGIMLGRSMQVPDELAQPMRDYIRTSVSCVAQARVALEELKDLLESGFGRNVSDVMQTLIRELHTLEQKTDEQQVAIRRQLFALESEMPPVDVMFLYKIIDWVGELSDRAERVGSRLQIMTAN, encoded by the coding sequence ATGGTGACATCCAATCCCTTCTCCGCGATGTTCGGTCGCTCGCCATTCCAGCCGCTGCTGGCTCATATCGTCAAGGTCAGCGACTGCGCGGAAGCCCTGCCGCCGTTCTTCGAGGCAACACTCACGGGAGACTGGCAGGAAGCCGCCCGACAGCGTGAGTCGATCACTCGACTCGAGCACGAGGCCGACGAGCTCAAGACCGAGCTGCGCCTCAATCTGCCCAACACCATGTTCCTGCCGGTGTCGCGCTCCGATCTGCTGGACCTGATCAGCGTCCAGGACCAGATCGCCAACAAGGCGCGCGACATCACCGGGATCATGCTCGGTCGCAGCATGCAGGTGCCCGACGAGCTCGCCCAACCGATGCGCGACTACATCCGCACCTCGGTGTCCTGTGTCGCTCAGGCCCGCGTCGCCCTGGAAGAGCTCAAGGACCTGCTCGAATCCGGGTTCGGTCGCAACGTGTCCGACGTGATGCAGACGCTGATCCGCGAGCTGCACACCCTGGAACAGAAGACCGACGAACAGCAGGTCGCCATCCGTCGCCAGCTGTTCGCCCTCGAGAGCGAGATGCCCCCGGTGGACGTGATGTTCCTCTACAAGATCATCGACTGGGTCGGTGAGCTGTCCGATCGCGCCGAACGCGTCGGCAGCCGCCTTCAGATCATGACGGCCAACTGA
- a CDS encoding CYTH domain-containing protein: protein MAKEIEFKLALAPAGPEALRRHPRLAGLEPRTTQLGNTYFDTPDGRLESERMALRLRHADGRLLQTLKTSGQGSGGLSTRGEWEWEVMGPGLDLGRLADLPPIEALGEGVLGELRPRFATDFAREIWWWEQDGTAIEIALDLGEIESDAHSVPIRELELELKDGDPATLIELAEALAERVPLRPSDTSKAARGAALLAGRWTLPDGGSAPAWLHRAVVALDAHADTGDAAFREAAREAFLQLAERHADVEPMARRLAEALRHDDWLNADTGRTLLALSRHLPDAVALG, encoded by the coding sequence ATGGCAAAAGAGATCGAATTCAAGCTCGCCCTGGCCCCCGCGGGCCCGGAAGCGCTGCGCCGGCATCCCCGGCTCGCCGGCCTCGAACCGCGCACCACCCAGCTGGGCAACACCTACTTCGACACTCCTGACGGTCGGCTGGAGAGCGAACGCATGGCGCTGCGCCTGCGTCACGCCGATGGCCGGCTGCTGCAGACGCTGAAGACCAGCGGCCAGGGCAGCGGCGGCCTTTCCACCCGCGGCGAGTGGGAGTGGGAGGTGATGGGCCCGGGCCTCGACCTCGGCCGGCTGGCCGACCTCCCGCCGATCGAAGCCCTCGGTGAAGGCGTGCTGGGCGAGCTCAGGCCGCGCTTCGCCACCGACTTCGCCCGCGAGATCTGGTGGTGGGAACAGGACGGCACCGCCATCGAGATCGCCCTGGACCTCGGCGAGATCGAAAGCGACGCGCACAGCGTCCCGATCCGCGAGCTGGAGCTCGAACTCAAGGACGGCGATCCCGCCACCCTGATCGAACTGGCCGAAGCCCTGGCCGAGCGCGTGCCGCTGCGCCCCTCGGACACCAGCAAGGCCGCCCGAGGCGCCGCCCTGCTCGCCGGACGCTGGACGCTGCCCGACGGCGGCTCGGCCCCCGCTTGGCTGCATCGCGCCGTGGTGGCCCTCGACGCCCACGCCGACACCGGCGACGCCGCCTTCCGTGAGGCTGCCCGCGAGGCCTTCCTGCAGCTGGCCGAACGGCACGCCGACGTCGAGCCGATGGCCCGCCGGCTGGCCGAGGCCCTGAGGCACGACGACTGGCTGAACGCCGACACCGGCCGGACGCTGCTCGCCCTGTCACGCCACCTGCCCGACGCGGTCGCGCTGGGCTGA
- a CDS encoding ion transporter: protein MNHDRFKPAAGDLRTRVFQIIFESDTPLAKGFDIALIGAILASVLVVMLESVPQLEDAHGEGFRLFEWGFTLLFTAELAIRLYCLERPWHYLKSFYGVIDLIAILPTWLALVVPGAQSLVVVRLLRTLRIFRVLRLMEFVGEGRLLIGALVRSSHQIFLFLFTVFMLVTIFASLMYLIEPAEAGFTSIPTAIYWAVVTLTTVGYGDITPVTPLGQAISVMVMLIGYSIIAVPTGVFSAEVIRSIRADRYSEEACPGCGHDRHEKNARYCLKCGTWLDEETPDPREASNDRSSSNEPSDDSPTDEKTPRE, encoded by the coding sequence GTGAATCACGATCGCTTCAAACCCGCCGCGGGCGACCTGCGCACCCGGGTCTTCCAGATCATCTTCGAGTCCGACACGCCGCTGGCCAAGGGCTTCGACATCGCGCTGATCGGTGCCATCCTGGCCAGCGTGCTGGTGGTGATGCTGGAGAGCGTGCCCCAACTGGAAGACGCCCATGGCGAGGGATTCCGGCTGTTCGAATGGGGCTTCACGCTGCTGTTCACCGCCGAGCTGGCGATCCGGCTCTACTGCCTGGAACGCCCCTGGCACTACCTCAAGAGCTTCTACGGCGTCATCGACCTGATCGCCATCCTGCCCACCTGGCTGGCACTGGTGGTGCCCGGCGCCCAGTCGCTGGTGGTGGTCCGCCTGCTGCGCACCCTGCGCATCTTCCGGGTGCTGAGGCTGATGGAGTTCGTCGGCGAAGGGCGGCTGCTGATCGGCGCCCTGGTGCGCAGCAGCCACCAGATCTTCCTGTTCCTGTTCACCGTGTTCATGCTGGTGACCATCTTCGCCTCGCTGATGTATCTGATCGAGCCCGCCGAGGCCGGCTTCACCAGCATTCCGACCGCCATCTACTGGGCCGTGGTGACCCTGACCACGGTGGGCTACGGCGACATCACCCCGGTGACGCCGCTGGGCCAGGCGATCTCGGTGATGGTGATGCTGATCGGCTACTCGATCATCGCCGTGCCTACCGGGGTGTTCTCCGCCGAGGTGATCCGCTCGATCCGCGCCGACCGCTACTCGGAAGAAGCCTGCCCCGGCTGCGGCCATGACCGCCACGAGAAGAACGCCCGCTACTGTCTCAAGTGCGGCACCTGGCTGGACGAGGAGACGCCCGACCCGCGCGAAGCCTCGAACGACCGATCCTCGAGCAACGAACCTTCAGACGACTCGCCCACGGACGAAAAAACGCCCCGGGAGTGA
- a CDS encoding 5'-nucleotidase, lipoprotein e(P4) family: MPMSAYRRAGGVAALAGLMALPLAAPAVADDSMVCAQAAYAMGLRYQQQSAEVAALQRQGFALARYRLEDRLEALGEGVAPAIITDLDETVLDNSALLARDMAECHDYTTWDTWKHWEREGEPRLIPGAKAFLDYADEHGVAIYYVSDRYQENEADTIATLETLDLPQVSEDSVMLLGPPKAERRAKVEEGHTLVMQLGDSLHDFSGAFADADLAGQHALVEQNAERFGQDWIVFPNAGYGDWSEAELDAWDAPLETE; this comes from the coding sequence ATGCCGATGTCCGCTTACCGCCGTGCCGGCGGTGTCGCCGCCCTGGCCGGTCTCATGGCCCTGCCACTGGCCGCGCCGGCCGTCGCCGACGATTCCATGGTCTGTGCCCAGGCCGCCTATGCGATGGGCCTGCGTTACCAGCAGCAGTCGGCCGAGGTCGCCGCGCTGCAGCGCCAGGGCTTCGCGCTCGCCCGCTATCGGCTGGAGGATCGGCTCGAGGCGCTGGGTGAGGGTGTCGCACCGGCCATCATCACCGACCTCGACGAGACGGTGCTGGACAACAGCGCCCTGCTGGCTCGTGACATGGCCGAATGTCACGACTACACCACCTGGGACACCTGGAAGCACTGGGAGCGGGAGGGCGAGCCGCGCCTGATCCCCGGCGCCAAGGCCTTCCTGGACTACGCCGACGAGCACGGCGTGGCCATCTACTACGTCTCCGACCGCTACCAGGAGAACGAGGCCGACACCATCGCCACCCTGGAGACCCTGGACCTGCCGCAGGTCTCCGAGGACAGCGTCATGCTGCTGGGCCCGCCCAAGGCCGAGCGCCGCGCCAAGGTGGAAGAGGGTCACACCCTGGTGATGCAGCTCGGGGACTCGCTGCACGACTTCTCCGGCGCGTTCGCCGATGCCGATCTCGCCGGTCAGCACGCTCTCGTCGAGCAGAACGCCGAGCGTTTCGGCCAGGACTGGATCGTGTTCCCCAACGCCGGTTATGGCGACTGGAGCGAGGCCGAGCTGGACGCCTGGGACGCGCCGCTAGAGACCGAGTGA
- a CDS encoding L-threonylcarbamoyladenylate synthase, producing the protein MSQFFQVHPDNPQKRLIDQAVEIIRKGGVIAYPTDSGYALGCHLGDKKAVERIKWLRSLDDKHNFTLVCSDLSEIGTYAKVDNAVFRLLKAHTPGPYTFILNATTEVPRLLLHPKRRSIGVRVPDHDITRALLDTLGEPLMSVTLIPEGEELPMTDAEEIRDRFGSHLSLVIDGGACHLEPTSVIDLRELPPTVVREGRGDVAPFQD; encoded by the coding sequence ATGAGCCAGTTCTTTCAGGTCCACCCGGACAACCCGCAGAAGCGCCTCATCGACCAGGCGGTCGAGATCATCCGCAAGGGCGGCGTGATCGCCTACCCGACCGATTCCGGCTACGCCCTGGGCTGCCACCTGGGCGACAAGAAGGCCGTCGAGCGCATCAAGTGGTTGCGTTCGCTGGACGACAAGCACAACTTCACCCTGGTGTGCTCCGACCTTTCGGAGATCGGCACCTACGCCAAGGTCGACAACGCCGTGTTCCGGCTGCTCAAGGCCCACACGCCGGGACCCTATACCTTCATCCTGAATGCCACCACCGAGGTGCCGCGACTGCTGCTGCATCCCAAGCGGCGTTCGATCGGCGTGCGGGTGCCCGACCATGACATCACCCGGGCGCTGCTCGACACTCTCGGCGAGCCGCTGATGAGCGTGACCCTGATCCCCGAGGGCGAGGAGCTGCCGATGACGGATGCCGAGGAGATTCGCGATCGCTTCGGATCGCATCTGTCGCTGGTGATCGACGGCGGCGCCTGCCACCTGGAGCCGACCAGCGTGATCGACCTGCGCGAGCTGCCGCCCACCGTGGTACGCGAGGGCCGCGGCGACGTCGCTCCCTTCCAGGACTGA
- a CDS encoding PHP domain-containing protein, which yields MPNPALPARFEGSDALTIDLHMHSTASDGALSPTDLVALCVERGLTHIALSDHDTVAGVEEAVSAGADAGLAVLPATELSTQWRGINLHVVGLLPEGASGALADGLVAQAEARERRAVTIAERMEKIGLDDALARAREQAGSDRPLGRPDFAKALVAAGLVPDMSTAFSKHLGNGKAGDIKALWPHLAEGVRWILESGGVAVLAHPLRHKLTRRKRGLLLDDFREAGGRAAELISGFQNADVTRDLARQLHERDLMASLGSDFHFPGGHLAPGSMSPTPRTSVAPVWTHPRLAAWIDRAAAAA from the coding sequence ATGCCGAACCCCGCACTTCCCGCGCGCTTCGAGGGAAGCGATGCCCTCACCATCGATCTGCACATGCATTCCACTGCCTCGGACGGCGCCCTGTCGCCCACCGATCTGGTGGCGCTGTGCGTCGAGCGCGGCCTCACCCATATCGCCCTGAGCGACCACGATACCGTGGCCGGCGTGGAGGAGGCGGTGAGTGCCGGCGCGGACGCGGGGCTGGCCGTGCTGCCGGCCACCGAGCTCTCGACCCAGTGGCGCGGCATCAACCTGCACGTGGTGGGGCTGCTGCCCGAGGGCGCCAGCGGCGCGCTGGCCGACGGGCTCGTCGCCCAGGCCGAGGCCCGGGAGCGGCGGGCGGTGACCATCGCCGAGCGCATGGAGAAGATCGGCCTCGACGACGCCCTGGCCCGGGCCCGCGAGCAGGCCGGCTCTGACCGCCCACTGGGCCGGCCGGACTTCGCCAAGGCCCTGGTCGCGGCGGGCCTGGTGCCGGACATGTCCACCGCGTTTTCCAAGCACCTGGGCAACGGCAAGGCCGGCGACATCAAGGCGCTGTGGCCGCATCTGGCCGAGGGCGTGCGCTGGATCCTCGAGTCCGGCGGGGTGGCGGTGCTGGCGCATCCGCTGCGCCACAAGCTGACGCGGCGCAAGCGCGGCCTGCTGCTGGACGATTTCCGCGAGGCCGGCGGCCGCGCCGCCGAGCTGATCAGCGGCTTCCAGAACGCCGACGTCACCCGCGACCTGGCCCGCCAGCTGCACGAGCGCGATCTGATGGCCTCGCTGGGCAGCGACTTCCACTTTCCCGGCGGCCACCTGGCCCCGGGCAGCATGAGCCCGACGCCGCGCACCTCGGTGGCGCCGGTCTGGACCCATCCGCGGCTGGCGGCCTGGATCGACCGAGCGGCGGCCGCCGCCTGA
- a CDS encoding YciI family protein: MLYAIISEDVNDSLERRLAARPDHLARLEQLRDEGRLVLAGPHPAVDSEDPGEAGFSGSLVVAEFDDLESAQAWADADPYIIAGVYAQVTVKPFKKALP, from the coding sequence ATGCTCTACGCCATCATCAGTGAAGATGTGAACGACAGCCTGGAACGGCGCCTGGCCGCCCGCCCCGATCATCTGGCTCGCCTCGAGCAGCTGCGCGACGAGGGCCGCCTGGTGCTGGCCGGTCCCCATCCCGCCGTGGACAGCGAAGACCCGGGCGAAGCCGGCTTCAGCGGCAGCCTGGTGGTCGCCGAGTTCGACGACCTGGAAAGCGCCCAGGCCTGGGCCGACGCCGATCCCTACATCATCGCCGGTGTCTACGCCCAGGTGACGGTGAAGCCCTTCAAGAAAGCCCTGCCCTAG
- the mnmC gene encoding bifunctional tRNA (5-methylaminomethyl-2-thiouridine)(34)-methyltransferase MnmD/FAD-dependent 5-carboxymethylaminomethyl-2-thiouridine(34) oxidoreductase MnmC, translating to MTAAPDHLPPLAGLESARLDWRQDDSGESAPHSSAFDDVYFSRHDGRAETEHVFLAANRLPERFRDWQAPRPFVIGETGFGTGLNMLCAWACFDAHAPAGARLHLVSTEKFPLARDDLARALAAWPDLAERAAALVAQWPEPVAGVHRLWLDERVTLDLHFGDTTERLALLDGAVDAWFLDGFAPSKNPEMWHDALFAAMAARSRPGATFATFTCAGVVKRGLRAAGFAWRKVPGFGRKREMLAGEIETPPADERRRSTPWFTPPAVQTARRVAVIGAGLAGTTVAAALARRGVAVTLIDRDEPGAGASGNAQGALYVKLAADTNPQSRTYLAGLLYARRWLEALDPEQTLWSPGGVLQMATGEREVRRQARFLTNHPLPASVVRGVDAEEAARLAGLDLPLGGLGLSHGGLDYPLAGWVRPDALCRRLAASDGVSAYLGEVRELSPIAGENEEGGWRLTLSGGDDANHEVDTLEVDQVVIAAASASNGFAQTSALPLQPVRGQISRLTLPEGAPAPARVVCAGGYAMPPIDGTLTFGASFAPNDADATTREADHAFNLAELERTLPGYAAALAEAGADLSPEALDGRAAVRAASPDKSPYAGPVPDAEAWRHDYAAMAKDATLIPATPGRHHPGLWISAAHGSRGLASAPLCAELIASRICDEPLPLEAPLADHLHPGRRVIRDLIRGR from the coding sequence TTGACCGCCGCCCCCGATCATCTGCCGCCGCTGGCCGGCCTGGAGAGCGCCCGCCTCGACTGGCGCCAGGACGACAGCGGCGAAAGCGCCCCCCACTCCAGCGCCTTCGACGACGTCTATTTCTCGCGCCACGACGGCCGCGCCGAGACCGAACACGTGTTCCTCGCCGCCAACCGCCTGCCCGAGCGCTTCCGCGACTGGCAGGCGCCGCGCCCCTTCGTCATCGGCGAGACCGGCTTCGGCACCGGACTCAACATGCTCTGCGCCTGGGCCTGCTTCGACGCTCACGCCCCGGCCGGCGCCCGGCTGCACCTGGTCTCCACCGAGAAGTTTCCGCTCGCCCGCGACGACCTGGCCCGGGCGCTGGCGGCCTGGCCGGACCTGGCCGAGCGTGCCGCCGCGCTGGTGGCCCAATGGCCGGAGCCGGTGGCCGGCGTGCATCGCCTGTGGCTCGACGAGCGCGTGACCCTGGACCTGCACTTCGGCGACACCACCGAGCGCCTGGCGCTGCTCGACGGCGCCGTGGACGCCTGGTTCCTCGACGGCTTCGCGCCCTCCAAGAATCCCGAGATGTGGCACGACGCGCTGTTCGCCGCCATGGCCGCACGCTCGCGCCCGGGCGCCACCTTCGCCACCTTCACCTGCGCCGGGGTGGTCAAGCGCGGCCTCAGGGCCGCCGGCTTCGCCTGGCGCAAGGTGCCGGGCTTCGGCCGCAAGCGCGAGATGCTGGCCGGCGAGATCGAGACGCCCCCGGCGGACGAACGCCGCCGGTCCACGCCCTGGTTCACACCTCCCGCGGTACAAACAGCCCGCCGCGTGGCGGTGATCGGCGCCGGTCTGGCCGGCACCACCGTGGCCGCCGCCCTGGCCCGTCGCGGCGTGGCGGTGACGCTGATCGACCGCGACGAGCCCGGCGCCGGCGCCTCCGGCAACGCCCAGGGCGCGCTCTACGTGAAGCTCGCCGCCGACACCAACCCGCAGAGCCGCACCTACCTGGCCGGGCTGCTGTATGCCCGTCGCTGGCTCGAGGCGCTGGACCCGGAGCAGACGCTGTGGTCGCCCGGCGGCGTGCTGCAGATGGCCACCGGCGAACGCGAGGTGCGCCGCCAGGCCCGCTTCCTCACCAACCATCCGCTGCCGGCGAGCGTGGTGCGCGGCGTCGACGCCGAGGAAGCCGCCCGGCTCGCCGGACTCGACCTGCCCCTCGGCGGGCTCGGCTTGTCCCACGGCGGGCTCGACTACCCACTGGCCGGCTGGGTGCGTCCGGATGCGCTGTGCCGCCGGCTGGCGGCGAGCGACGGAGTGAGCGCTTACCTGGGCGAGGTGCGCGAGCTCTCGCCTATCGCGGGGGAAAACGAGGAAGGCGGCTGGCGGCTGACGCTGTCAGGCGGCGACGACGCCAACCACGAAGTCGACACGCTCGAGGTCGATCAGGTGGTGATCGCCGCGGCCAGCGCCTCCAACGGCTTCGCCCAGACCTCCGCCCTGCCCCTGCAGCCGGTGCGCGGGCAGATCTCGCGGCTGACGCTGCCGGAAGGCGCCCCCGCACCGGCGCGGGTGGTGTGCGCCGGCGGCTACGCCATGCCGCCGATCGACGGCACCCTGACCTTCGGCGCCAGCTTCGCCCCCAACGACGCCGACGCGACGACCCGCGAGGCCGATCACGCCTTCAACCTCGCGGAGCTCGAGCGCACCCTGCCCGGCTACGCCGCCGCACTGGCCGAGGCCGGCGCCGATCTCTCGCCGGAAGCGCTGGACGGGCGCGCCGCGGTGCGCGCCGCCAGCCCCGACAAGTCGCCCTATGCCGGCCCGGTGCCCGACGCCGAGGCCTGGCGTCACGACTATGCCGCCATGGCCAAGGACGCCACCCTGATCCCGGCGACGCCCGGCCGCCATCACCCGGGGCTGTGGATCAGCGCCGCCCACGGCTCCCGCGGGCTCGCAAGCGCGCCCCTGTGCGCCGAGCTGATCGCTTCACGCATCTGCGACGAGCCGCTGCCGCTGGAGGCGCCGCTGGCCGACCATCTGCATCCCGGGCGGCGGGTGATCCGCGACCTGATTCGTGGTCGGTGA